In one Pseudoliparis swirei isolate HS2019 ecotype Mariana Trench chromosome 23, NWPU_hadal_v1, whole genome shotgun sequence genomic region, the following are encoded:
- the psmg3 gene encoding proteasome assembly chaperone 3 isoform X1, with protein MIEKMPSAEPTVSSKQVVKEINGITTQIVCTEFSNYIFIVLSQYGKMGTLISVRPDTHSNDINNPGLSTKVMLGKDEPMTHVCAKHLAMDVSQESGNRPVLLGLSLKDSSLDSINQMKEIIHSCKVW; from the exons at GATTGAGAAAATGCCGTCCGCTGAGCCCACCGTCAGCTCAAAACAGGTCGTGAAAGAAATCAACGGAATAACAACCCAGATCGTCTGCACTGAGTTCAGCAACTACATCTTCATCGTGCTCTCTCAGTATGGGAAAATGGGGACCTTGATATCTGTCAGACCTGACACCCACTCTAATGATATCAACAACCCAGGACTCTCCACCAAAGTAATGCTGGGCAAAGACGAG CCGATGACTCATGTGTGTGCCAAACACCTGGCAATGGATGTGTCTCAGGAGTCTGGCAACAGACCAGTCCTCCTGGGTCTGTCGCTCAAGGATTCCTCCCTTGattcaataaatcaaatgaagGAGATCATACACAGTTGCAAAGTCTGGTAG
- the psmg3 gene encoding proteasome assembly chaperone 3 isoform X2: MPSAEPTVSSKQVVKEINGITTQIVCTEFSNYIFIVLSQYGKMGTLISVRPDTHSNDINNPGLSTKVMLGKDEPMTHVCAKHLAMDVSQESGNRPVLLGLSLKDSSLDSINQMKEIIHSCKVW; this comes from the exons ATGCCGTCCGCTGAGCCCACCGTCAGCTCAAAACAGGTCGTGAAAGAAATCAACGGAATAACAACCCAGATCGTCTGCACTGAGTTCAGCAACTACATCTTCATCGTGCTCTCTCAGTATGGGAAAATGGGGACCTTGATATCTGTCAGACCTGACACCCACTCTAATGATATCAACAACCCAGGACTCTCCACCAAAGTAATGCTGGGCAAAGACGAG CCGATGACTCATGTGTGTGCCAAACACCTGGCAATGGATGTGTCTCAGGAGTCTGGCAACAGACCAGTCCTCCTGGGTCTGTCGCTCAAGGATTCCTCCCTTGattcaataaatcaaatgaagGAGATCATACACAGTTGCAAAGTCTGGTAG